Proteins encoded by one window of Nitrososphaerales archaeon:
- a CDS encoding metalloregulator ArsR/SmtB family transcription factor: MNELTLLKCISDETRLHILGLIKDKELSVNDLVTKLKKDQPLISHHLRALRNCGIIKARESGKKTMYTISNKEVSRLISDIESASKKIVFMCNDSCCC; encoded by the coding sequence ATGAATGAACTCACATTGTTGAAGTGTATAAGCGACGAGACTAGACTACATATATTGGGATTGATCAAGGATAAGGAACTATCTGTGAATGACCTTGTAACAAAGTTAAAGAAAGATCAGCCATTAATCTCACACCACCTTCGCGCATTAAGAAACTGTGGTATCATCAAAGCAAGAGAAAGTGGTAAGAAGACTATGTATACTATTTCCAACAAAGAGGTGTCTCGTCTGATCTCTGATATAGAATCCGCAAGTAAGAAGATCGTTTTCATGTGCAACGATTCTTGTTGCTGCTAG
- a CDS encoding transposase — translation MSGISINGKRGWVWCAVSGKNAFITVEKSRGADVIEKYFHNFHGVAIVDGWKAYNIFDEQQRCWAHIIREADTLALRTKSSKAKELAEYIRNLYHHVKSELKEHPPPDITLYRSARIKLGIILSRAGRCRDKDVRKFVEKVKSASSKLFTFIMHYIDSTNNDCERVLREAIIHRKVRGLLRNGKGMSIFGNIMTAFMTWKRRGLNPLEEMKKYL, via the coding sequence ATGAGTGGGATATCTATAAATGGTAAGAGGGGATGGGTATGGTGTGCAGTATCTGGAAAGAATGCATTCATAACTGTAGAGAAAAGCAGGGGAGCTGATGTTATAGAGAAATATTTTCATAATTTTCATGGTGTAGCAATAGTTGATGGATGGAAGGCATACAATATTTTTGATGAGCAGCAGAGGTGCTGGGCCCACATAATCAGGGAAGCAGATACATTAGCATTAAGAACGAAGAGCTCTAAAGCTAAAGAGCTGGCAGAATACATTAGAAATCTCTACCATCATGTGAAATCTGAACTGAAGGAGCATCCTCCTCCTGATATCACACTATACAGGAGTGCAAGGATCAAGCTTGGCATCATACTATCCAGAGCAGGAAGGTGCAGGGATAAGGATGTAAGGAAGTTTGTGGAGAAGGTGAAGAGCGCCAGCAGTAAGCTCTTCACATTCATAATGCATTATATAGACTCAACGAACAATGATTGTGAGAGGGTATTGAGGGAAGCGATTATTCATCGCAAGGTAAGAGGACTGTTGAGGAATGGTAAGGGCATGAGTATATTTGGAAATATAATGACGGCATTTATGACGTGGAAGCGGAGAGGATTGAACCCATTAGAAGAAATGAAAAAATACTTGTGA